One Kitasatospora sp. NBC_01287 DNA window includes the following coding sequences:
- a CDS encoding acyl-CoA dehydrogenase family protein, with amino-acid sequence MSTSMAECERTGREAGLAAGLALLLAGTPVAGTAPGRYAAIAAQDLPDGAPVLRHRLAEGEGIVFLECPGERPTGTRALADVGRLLAAVRLGLLRRVLDQVVEHLSGRLSGDEPLIRKQLITGAVADVMAGVEMLRAYAAEQREPVALADIHTRLDELGWEVAKLYGAAGYLADSPGRALHVSCLVAGSWIPRDGVAR; translated from the coding sequence GTGAGTACCAGCATGGCGGAGTGCGAGCGGACCGGGCGCGAGGCCGGTCTGGCGGCGGGCCTGGCCCTGCTGCTGGCGGGAACGCCGGTGGCGGGCACGGCTCCCGGCCGGTACGCGGCGATCGCCGCCCAGGACCTGCCGGACGGCGCCCCGGTGCTGCGGCACCGGCTGGCCGAGGGGGAGGGCATCGTCTTCCTGGAGTGCCCGGGCGAGCGTCCCACCGGCACCCGCGCACTGGCGGACGTGGGCCGGCTGCTGGCCGCCGTCCGGCTGGGCCTGCTGCGGCGGGTGCTGGACCAGGTGGTCGAGCACCTGTCGGGGCGCCTGTCCGGCGACGAGCCGCTGATCCGCAAGCAGTTGATCACCGGCGCCGTGGCCGACGTCATGGCCGGGGTGGAGATGCTGCGGGCCTACGCGGCGGAGCAGCGCGAGCCGGTGGCGCTCGCCGACATCCACACCCGGCTGGACGAGCTGGGCTGGGAGGTGGCGAAGCTCTACGGCGCCGCGGGCTACCTGGCGGACAGCCCGGGCCGCGCGCTGCACGTCTCCTGCCTGGTGGCCGGCAGCTGGATCCCCCGGGACGGGGTGGCGCGGTGA
- a CDS encoding acyl-CoA dehydrogenase family protein has product MRNAITACERAGHRDGLADGLALALDGVDADAAPGGIAALPSAAVPAGARVLRHPMAAGEGISFVRAAPRWPGAPDGPPPGGPPPGGLPGRPSGPAPGRPSAGRSAELAELAELAELAELAELAVRLGAVRIGVTRRLMEQVVAHLSDRVVGGEPTVAKQLVQGALADALVATEAARCCLLVADPLAVVTDVHDRLTAVDWELAKLLGASGYVGRNPASGAYVSRLTANCWVPRRRTA; this is encoded by the coding sequence ATGCGGAACGCGATCACGGCGTGCGAGCGGGCCGGCCACCGGGACGGCCTCGCGGACGGCCTCGCGCTGGCGCTGGACGGGGTGGACGCCGACGCGGCGCCGGGCGGGATCGCGGCGCTGCCCTCGGCCGCCGTGCCGGCCGGGGCGCGGGTGCTGCGCCACCCCATGGCGGCCGGCGAGGGCATCAGCTTCGTGCGGGCCGCGCCCCGGTGGCCCGGCGCGCCTGACGGCCCGCCACCTGGCGGACCACCACCTGGCGGACTACCCGGCAGACCGTCCGGCCCCGCACCTGGCAGACCATCCGCCGGACGATCCGCCGAGCTCGCCGAGCTGGCCGAGCTCGCCGAACTGGCCGAACTGGCCGAACTGGCCGTCCGGCTAGGCGCGGTGCGGATCGGGGTCACCCGGCGGCTGATGGAGCAGGTCGTCGCGCACCTGTCCGACCGCGTCGTCGGCGGCGAGCCCACCGTGGCCAAGCAGTTGGTCCAGGGCGCGCTGGCCGACGCACTGGTCGCCACCGAGGCCGCGCGCTGCTGCCTGCTGGTGGCGGACCCGCTCGCGGTGGTCACCGATGTGCACGACCGGCTGACCGCCGTGGACTGGGAGCTCGCGAAACTGCTGGGCGCGAGCGGCTACGTCGGCCGCAACCCGGCCTCGGGCGCCTACGTGTCCCGGCTGACCGCGAACTGCTGGGTGCCCAGGAGGCGTACGGCATGA
- a CDS encoding 3-oxoacyl-[acyl-carrier-protein] synthase III C-terminal domain-containing protein, whose translation MRLPRSTEPVEEVLLRAGRGAMERKMFAKVHGLRRSPVLAEDERMEDLLVEAGRAALDGGTAGLVLFGHTLLASELDRSDACLDGLRSRLGPAGARLYSLSHVNCASVLRSVELARRYLARPGADPRERVLVLGGDQGSSFQGLARVIPGVAVAGDAAVALLVHAATAEHRPRYRYLGGAVGRDSRFHRNLRMSRQEADLFNEVCFEETVRTVRRAVAAAGLTTDQVDWVMPHLSNRMFWGRVSRSSGIAKDRICLDLIPELGHNFGTDALLALEHADRAGRLRPGERCLLFAIGQGAYFQSIVVEVQEDS comes from the coding sequence GTGCGGTTGCCCCGGTCCACCGAGCCGGTGGAGGAGGTCCTGCTGCGGGCCGGGCGCGGGGCCATGGAGCGCAAGATGTTCGCCAAGGTCCACGGCCTGCGCCGGAGCCCGGTGCTGGCCGAGGACGAGCGGATGGAGGACCTGCTGGTCGAGGCGGGCCGTGCCGCGCTGGACGGCGGCACGGCCGGGCTGGTGCTGTTCGGGCACACCCTGCTGGCCTCGGAGCTCGACCGGTCCGACGCCTGCCTCGACGGGCTGCGCTCCCGGCTGGGGCCGGCCGGCGCCCGCCTCTACAGCCTGTCGCACGTCAACTGCGCCTCGGTGCTGCGCTCGGTGGAGCTGGCCCGCCGCTACCTGGCCCGGCCCGGCGCCGATCCGCGGGAGCGGGTGCTGGTGCTCGGCGGCGACCAGGGCAGCAGTTTCCAGGGCCTGGCCCGGGTCATCCCCGGCGTCGCGGTGGCCGGGGACGCGGCGGTGGCGCTGCTGGTGCACGCCGCCACCGCGGAGCACCGGCCGCGCTACCGCTACCTGGGCGGCGCGGTGGGCCGGGACAGCCGCTTCCACCGCAACCTGCGGATGTCTCGGCAGGAGGCCGACCTGTTCAACGAGGTCTGCTTCGAGGAGACGGTGCGCACCGTGCGGCGGGCGGTGGCGGCCGCCGGCCTGACCACCGACCAGGTCGACTGGGTGATGCCGCACCTGTCCAACCGGATGTTCTGGGGCCGGGTCAGCCGGAGCTCGGGCATCGCGAAGGACCGGATCTGCCTGGACCTGATCCCGGAGCTGGGGCACAACTTCGGCACCGACGCGCTGCTGGCGCTGGAGCACGCGGACCGCGCGGGCCGGCTGCGGCCGGGCGAGCGCTGCCTGCTGTTCGCGATCGGCCAGGGCGCCTACTTCCAATCGATTGTCGTCGAGGTCCAGGAGGACTCGTGA
- a CDS encoding type III PLP-dependent enzyme encodes MRIQGIEYEELARRFGTPLYVYDGEVLTAAITGLRQVLHPAVEVFYSLKANPNISVFDVLRAGGARAEVSSLVELRTALAAGAPPEDIIFLGPGKSERELIACLESGVHAIVCESFDELDDIEHLAAERGLRQRVLLRVNPECAIGGSRLTMGGKPRQFGIDEAQVLAAGNLAKKYRYADVAGVHVYLGTRILDAEVVGRNTRYILDLADRVAHSTGIRLDTVDIGGGLGVAYFEGERDIDPAEVAAQVNPLVAAFTAEHPGTRLIMESGRYLAGRAGVYLLGVRYVKESMGERFAIADGGTHHHMAAVGIGSFVKRNFPAALLSRRAQEAADVGEDESWNVTGPLCTPNDSVLKHASLPALVPGDLVGIQCSGAYGPSASPGLFLSHGFPAEVLVVDGAAHLVRSRDEPEDLMRPQYLYRRGAAADKESEF; translated from the coding sequence ATGAGGATCCAGGGGATCGAGTACGAGGAGCTGGCGCGGCGCTTCGGCACGCCGCTCTACGTCTACGACGGCGAGGTGCTCACGGCGGCGATCACCGGGCTGCGCCAGGTGCTGCACCCGGCCGTCGAGGTCTTCTACTCGCTGAAGGCCAATCCGAACATCAGCGTCTTCGACGTGCTGCGCGCCGGTGGCGCCCGGGCCGAGGTCTCCTCGCTGGTCGAACTGCGCACCGCGCTCGCGGCCGGCGCCCCGCCCGAGGACATCATCTTCCTCGGACCGGGCAAGAGCGAGCGGGAGCTGATCGCCTGCCTGGAGAGCGGCGTGCACGCGATCGTCTGCGAGTCCTTCGACGAGCTGGACGACATCGAGCACCTGGCCGCCGAACGGGGGCTGCGCCAGCGGGTGCTGCTGCGCGTCAACCCGGAGTGCGCGATCGGTGGTTCCCGGCTGACCATGGGCGGCAAGCCCCGCCAGTTCGGCATCGACGAGGCGCAGGTGCTCGCCGCCGGCAACCTGGCGAAGAAGTACCGGTACGCCGACGTGGCCGGCGTCCACGTCTACCTGGGCACCCGGATCCTGGACGCCGAGGTGGTCGGCCGGAACACCCGCTACATCCTCGATCTGGCCGACCGGGTGGCGCACAGCACGGGCATCCGGCTGGACACGGTGGACATCGGCGGGGGCCTGGGCGTCGCGTACTTCGAGGGCGAGCGGGACATCGACCCCGCCGAGGTCGCCGCCCAGGTCAACCCGCTGGTGGCGGCCTTCACCGCCGAGCACCCGGGGACCCGCCTGATCATGGAGTCCGGCCGCTACCTGGCCGGCCGGGCCGGGGTCTACCTGCTCGGCGTGCGCTACGTGAAGGAGTCGATGGGCGAGCGGTTCGCGATCGCGGACGGCGGCACCCACCACCACATGGCGGCGGTCGGCATCGGCTCCTTCGTCAAGCGCAACTTCCCGGCGGCCCTGCTGAGCCGGCGCGCGCAGGAGGCGGCCGATGTCGGCGAGGACGAGTCGTGGAACGTCACCGGGCCGCTCTGCACGCCCAACGACTCGGTCCTCAAGCACGCTTCGCTACCCGCCCTGGTCCCCGGCGACCTGGTCGGGATCCAGTGCTCCGGCGCCTACGGGCCCTCGGCCTCGCCGGGGCTGTTCCTCAGCCACGGGTTCCCGGCCGAGGTGCTGGTCGTGGACGGCGCGGCCCACCTGGTGCGCAGCCGCGACGAGCCGGAGGACCTGATGCGTCCGCAGTACCTGTACCGCCGCGGCGCGGCGGCCGACAAGGAGAGTGAGTTCTGA
- a CDS encoding acyl-CoA dehydrogenase family protein translates to MIEFDAHLRAVRDLSREAAEDLRARALPIDADPEAMAAHLDSPVFTLFRQSDTPAEYRESIPGGLGLPAGVSLPDRRTCLQNVVGLIETARGDAATVLACPCPGLTGVLVELLGSPDQQERFYTRLHGGRTWPFFAMTEPAHGSDAGAMETRFEPDGAGGWLLFGAKRFVGNAARGGVGVVFGRTGPSALSIRAALVELPSPGWSARRLETIGLRGAYLSELAFDGVPVAGDMLLGGHLPTAQRGLWGALKTFNQVRLHVAAAAVGTALAMAEYVGEHRKGAPGLELVLARARAARDLVCEAAGWMDHDPRRAYLSSAAKLGATAMAVATGRWASGAMGPAGLLEHPLLEKWTRDVGAFEFMDGTSNIQRLHVERGYRKGDADGRPQH, encoded by the coding sequence GTGATCGAGTTCGACGCCCACCTGCGCGCGGTCCGCGACCTGTCGAGGGAGGCCGCCGAGGACCTGCGGGCCCGCGCGCTGCCGATCGACGCCGACCCGGAGGCGATGGCGGCCCACCTGGACTCCCCGGTCTTCACGCTGTTCCGGCAGTCCGACACCCCCGCCGAGTACCGCGAGTCGATCCCCGGCGGCCTGGGGCTTCCGGCCGGCGTCTCGCTGCCGGACCGCAGGACCTGCCTGCAGAACGTGGTCGGCCTGATCGAGACCGCCCGCGGCGACGCGGCCACCGTGCTGGCCTGCCCCTGCCCCGGCCTGACCGGCGTGCTGGTCGAACTCCTCGGCAGCCCCGACCAGCAGGAGCGCTTCTACACCCGGCTGCACGGCGGGCGGACCTGGCCCTTCTTCGCCATGACCGAGCCCGCGCACGGCAGCGACGCCGGGGCGATGGAGACGCGCTTCGAGCCGGACGGGGCGGGCGGTTGGCTGCTCTTCGGCGCCAAGCGGTTCGTCGGCAACGCGGCGCGCGGCGGCGTCGGGGTGGTGTTCGGGCGCACCGGCCCCTCGGCGCTGTCGATCCGGGCGGCGCTGGTCGAGCTGCCGTCCCCCGGCTGGTCGGCCCGGCGGCTGGAGACGATCGGCCTGCGGGGTGCCTACCTGAGCGAGTTGGCGTTCGACGGGGTGCCGGTGGCGGGGGACATGCTGCTGGGCGGGCACCTGCCGACCGCCCAACGGGGGCTCTGGGGGGCGCTGAAGACCTTCAACCAGGTCCGGTTGCACGTCGCCGCCGCGGCGGTGGGCACGGCGCTGGCGATGGCGGAGTACGTGGGCGAGCACCGCAAGGGCGCGCCGGGCCTGGAGCTGGTGCTGGCGCGGGCGCGGGCCGCGCGGGACCTGGTCTGCGAGGCCGCGGGGTGGATGGACCACGATCCGCGGCGGGCCTACCTGTCGAGCGCGGCGAAGCTGGGCGCCACCGCGATGGCGGTGGCGACCGGGCGCTGGGCGTCGGGCGCGATGGGCCCGGCGGGCTTGCTGGAGCACCCGCTGCTGGAGAAGTGGACGCGGGACGTGGGCGCCTTCGAGTTCATGGACGGGACCAGCAACATCCAGCGGCTGCACGTGGAGCGCGGCTACCGGAAGGGCGACGCCGATGGCCGTCCCCAGCACTGA
- a CDS encoding acyl carrier protein: protein MERTEILVQLQRSLSEVLNREVPELREDARLFEDLALDSTSVIELLMSLEDTVGLEIDPDELGPEVFRTVGTLVDYVQAAFATSPAA, encoded by the coding sequence ATGGAGCGTACCGAGATCCTGGTCCAGCTGCAGCGCAGCCTGTCCGAGGTGCTCAACCGTGAGGTGCCCGAACTGCGTGAGGACGCGCGGTTGTTCGAGGACCTGGCGCTGGATTCGACCAGTGTCATCGAGCTGCTGATGAGCCTGGAGGACACTGTCGGTCTGGAGATCGACCCGGACGAGCTGGGGCCCGAGGTGTTCCGCACGGTGGGCACCCTGGTCGACTACGTCCAGGCCGCCTTCGCCACCAGCCCGGCGGCCTGA
- a CDS encoding 3-oxoacyl-[acyl-carrier-protein] synthase III C-terminal domain-containing protein, which yields MEPSGVGLSRVAVRVPRRIEPVDDILVRSGCGPLERRMFAKVYGLRDSPTLAEGERMADLLVTAGRAALDGGTAGLVLYGHTLLMAEVDLFGDFPDRLRERLGLPGARFFGVSHINCASVLRSVELARRYLARPGADPRERVLVLGGDQGSASDRGRYIAGTTVAGDAAVGLLVHGTAAGARYRYLAGASGRDTRFHRNMRMTSSAAALFQKVCSEQAVAVLDRAARAAGLGMDQLDLVMLHFSNQMFTRAFSSQSGVPKDRICMDLLPELGHNFGADALMALEHADRSGRLRPGDRCALVAIGLGAYFQAVVVEVLDERRPAGPEPTIEGGEF from the coding sequence GTGGAGCCGAGCGGCGTGGGCCTGTCCCGGGTGGCCGTCCGGGTGCCGCGGCGGATCGAGCCGGTCGACGACATCCTGGTCCGGTCGGGCTGCGGCCCGCTGGAGCGCCGGATGTTCGCCAAGGTCTACGGGCTGCGCGACAGCCCGACGCTGGCCGAGGGCGAGCGGATGGCGGACCTCCTGGTGACGGCCGGCCGGGCCGCGCTGGACGGCGGGACGGCGGGGCTGGTGCTGTACGGGCACACCCTGCTGATGGCGGAGGTCGACCTGTTCGGCGACTTCCCCGACCGGCTGCGCGAGCGGCTGGGCCTGCCCGGCGCCCGCTTCTTCGGCGTCTCGCACATCAACTGCGCCTCGGTGCTGCGCTCGGTGGAGCTGGCCCGCCGCTACCTGGCCCGGCCCGGCGCCGATCCGCGGGAGCGGGTGCTGGTGCTCGGCGGCGACCAGGGCAGCGCCAGCGACCGTGGCCGCTACATCGCGGGCACCACGGTGGCCGGGGACGCGGCGGTGGGACTGCTGGTGCACGGCACCGCCGCCGGCGCCCGCTACCGGTACCTGGCCGGCGCGTCGGGCCGGGACACCCGCTTCCATCGCAACATGCGGATGACCTCGTCGGCGGCCGCGCTCTTCCAGAAGGTCTGCTCCGAGCAGGCGGTGGCGGTGCTGGACCGGGCGGCGCGGGCCGCCGGCCTCGGCATGGACCAACTCGACCTGGTGATGCTGCACTTCTCCAACCAGATGTTCACCCGCGCCTTCAGCAGCCAGTCCGGTGTCCCCAAGGACCGGATCTGCATGGACCTGCTGCCCGAGCTGGGGCACAACTTCGGCGCCGACGCGCTGATGGCGCTGGAGCACGCCGACCGTTCGGGCCGGCTGCGCCCGGGGGACCGGTGCGCGTTGGTGGCCATCGGGCTGGGCGCCTACTTCCAGGCGGTCGTCGTCGAGGTCCTCGACGAGCGCCGGCCCGCAGGCCCCGAACCCACGATCGAGGGAGGTGAGTTCTGA
- a CDS encoding ATP-grasp domain-containing protein, whose amino-acid sequence MKHDLTGDSAARFVFVNNFEVERSWAVGEPKLPGADISFAGATVNRMEELGVLLADEGDIVLLKAELDPDFAAYLAGLGAAAGRTVSVENHDPQRMVTEDALVSPRLLERLRSLDDGRTYLMPLGVSAAEEELAKATGLPLAGPSAATCKAVNGKIFSRRLVAETGLRDVPGRICRTVGELRGALTGQLALGGRVVVKESLGVSGRGMVRVEDGRGAERLLRLIERRGAEAPANLVVESWIEHAQDLNYQFVVSRTGDVRFETVKAAVLRDGVHQGHRFPVELPSAVVGELHEATRRIGRALHAEGYFGMVGVDAMLGRDGTLYPCLEINARFNMSTYQSRIAERFIPEGTHAIAATFGLRLTRAHTFAEVARALGDLLLDGTGRPGVLINNFATLNAAAEQGGFHGRLYAICLAGSADAVLAVRDEAERRLHEMAGDRS is encoded by the coding sequence TTGAAACACGATCTCACGGGCGATTCCGCGGCCCGCTTCGTCTTCGTCAACAACTTCGAGGTGGAACGGAGCTGGGCGGTCGGGGAACCGAAACTGCCGGGAGCCGACATCTCCTTCGCGGGGGCGACGGTCAACCGGATGGAGGAGTTGGGCGTCCTGCTGGCCGACGAGGGCGACATCGTGCTCCTCAAGGCCGAGTTGGACCCGGACTTCGCCGCCTACCTCGCCGGCCTCGGCGCGGCGGCCGGCCGCACCGTCTCGGTGGAGAACCACGACCCCCAGCGGATGGTCACCGAGGACGCGTTGGTCTCTCCGCGGCTGCTGGAGAGGTTGCGGTCGCTCGACGACGGGCGCACCTACCTGATGCCGCTGGGCGTCTCCGCCGCCGAGGAGGAGCTGGCCAAGGCGACCGGGCTGCCGCTGGCCGGCCCGAGCGCCGCCACCTGCAAGGCCGTCAACGGCAAGATCTTCAGCCGCCGGCTGGTGGCGGAGACCGGTCTGCGCGACGTGCCGGGGCGGATCTGCCGCACGGTCGGCGAACTGCGCGGCGCGCTCACCGGGCAACTGGCCCTGGGCGGCCGGGTGGTGGTGAAGGAGTCGCTCGGGGTCTCCGGGCGCGGCATGGTGCGCGTCGAGGACGGGCGCGGGGCCGAACGGCTGCTGCGCCTGATCGAGCGGCGCGGCGCCGAGGCCCCGGCCAACCTGGTGGTCGAGTCCTGGATCGAGCACGCCCAGGACCTCAACTACCAGTTCGTCGTCTCCCGCACCGGGGACGTGCGGTTCGAGACGGTCAAGGCCGCGGTGCTGCGCGACGGCGTGCACCAGGGCCACCGCTTCCCGGTCGAGCTGCCGTCCGCCGTCGTCGGGGAACTGCACGAGGCGACCCGGCGGATCGGCCGCGCGCTGCACGCCGAGGGCTACTTCGGGATGGTCGGCGTCGACGCCATGCTGGGCCGCGACGGCACGCTCTACCCCTGCCTGGAGATCAACGCCAGGTTCAACATGTCGACCTACCAGAGCCGGATCGCCGAGCGGTTCATCCCCGAGGGCACCCACGCGATCGCCGCCACCTTCGGGCTGCGCCTGACCCGGGCGCACACCTTCGCCGAGGTCGCGCGGGCGCTGGGCGACCTGCTCCTCGACGGCACGGGTCGGCCCGGCGTGCTGATCAACAACTTCGCGACGCTCAACGCGGCGGCCGAGCAGGGCGGTTTCCACGGACGGCTCTACGCGATCTGCCTCGCCGGGTCCGCCGACGCGGTGCTGGCCGTGCGCGACGAGGCGGAGCGGCGCCTTCACGAGATGGCGGGTGACCGGTCATGA
- a CDS encoding condensation domain-containing protein — protein MLATRSARLCWGQHYHLLRYHQVPAGSRHEAHITADYPLPAGCTTEHARQALTQLVRRHEGLRTVYDLRARPWPLQRVEPPAPLPVREATTEDDGTPPPAEVIRQLVRAPFDLGREWPVRACAVTTGGRLRRLHLVFNHLSFDDVALDVLCRDLDALLAARVERRPVALAPVPQQPVDLARYEAGRPAAEVDAALAHWHGELRRLPDDVFAARRDASRAPGAAHSASLTVPSLLATSRAIAARARVWPSAVQLAAYAVAVAAYTGERRVAHRMYTSQRDASGYHSVLTCMSYPTAASIDLTDDPAFSTVLRRAADRVEQAITHAHVPYDRLAELVERESRRRRRPLRIASELNFLDNAPRSCRTRRERLVWNAEPSDWATAGSDVYFRIYEWSDGITLALQAMDEVMDRETVEHFLRGYARLLDAHREPGIDLTVSQAAELIGFAAAPPGPAPDLAPKSAAESVAESVAESAPVGEAERVLLAVTAEVNGLARVDPADSYAAAGGRVLRLPRLLAELGELDWHGLTVGQLASAASLRSLAARMERCGTADG, from the coding sequence ATGCTCGCAACCAGGAGTGCTCGGCTGTGCTGGGGCCAGCACTACCACCTGCTGCGGTACCACCAGGTCCCGGCCGGCTCGCGGCACGAGGCCCACATCACGGCCGACTACCCGCTGCCCGCCGGCTGCACCACCGAGCACGCCAGGCAGGCGCTGACCCAACTGGTGCGCCGGCACGAGGGCCTGCGGACCGTCTACGACCTGCGCGCCCGGCCGTGGCCGCTGCAGCGGGTCGAGCCGCCGGCCCCGCTGCCCGTGCGCGAGGCGACCACCGAGGACGACGGCACGCCGCCGCCCGCCGAGGTGATCCGCCAGCTGGTCCGCGCCCCGTTCGACCTCGGCCGCGAGTGGCCCGTCCGGGCCTGCGCGGTCACCACCGGCGGCCGGTTGAGGCGGCTGCACCTGGTCTTCAACCACCTCTCCTTCGACGACGTGGCCCTGGACGTGCTCTGCCGCGACCTCGACGCGCTGCTGGCCGCCCGCGTCGAGCGCCGGCCCGTCGCGCTGGCCCCGGTGCCCCAGCAGCCGGTGGACCTGGCCCGCTACGAGGCGGGGCGGCCGGCCGCCGAGGTGGACGCGGCGCTGGCGCACTGGCACGGCGAGCTGCGGCGGCTGCCCGACGACGTCTTCGCCGCGCGCCGCGACGCGTCCCGGGCGCCCGGCGCGGCGCACAGCGCCTCGCTCACCGTGCCGTCGCTGCTGGCGACTTCGCGCGCCATCGCGGCACGGGCGCGGGTCTGGCCGTCCGCCGTCCAACTGGCCGCCTACGCGGTGGCGGTGGCCGCGTACACCGGCGAGCGGCGCGTCGCGCACCGGATGTACACCAGCCAGCGGGACGCCAGCGGCTACCACTCGGTGCTGACCTGCATGTCCTATCCCACGGCGGCCTCGATCGACCTCACCGACGACCCGGCGTTCAGCACCGTGCTGCGCCGCGCCGCGGACCGGGTCGAGCAGGCGATCACGCACGCCCACGTCCCGTACGACCGGCTCGCCGAGCTGGTCGAGCGGGAGAGCCGGCGCCGGCGCCGACCGCTGCGGATCGCCTCGGAGTTGAACTTCCTGGACAACGCGCCGCGCTCCTGCCGGACCCGTCGGGAGCGGCTGGTCTGGAACGCCGAGCCGAGCGACTGGGCGACGGCCGGCTCGGACGTCTACTTCCGGATCTACGAGTGGTCCGACGGCATCACCCTCGCCCTGCAGGCGATGGACGAGGTGATGGACCGGGAGACGGTCGAGCACTTCCTGCGCGGGTACGCCCGGCTGCTGGACGCCCATCGGGAGCCCGGGATAGATCTGACGGTCAGTCAGGCCGCAGAACTCATCGGCTTCGCCGCCGCGCCGCCGGGGCCCGCCCCCGACCTGGCCCCCAAGTCGGCCGCCGAGTCGGTCGCCGAGTCGGTCGCCGAGTCGGCACCCGTCGGCGAGGCCGAGCGGGTCCTGCTGGCCGTCACGGCGGAGGTCAACGGGCTCGCCCGGGTCGATCCGGCCGACAGCTACGCGGCGGCCGGCGGGCGCGTCCTGCGGCTGCCGCGGCTGCTGGCGGAGCTGGGAGAGCTGGACTGGCACGGTCTGACGGTCGGTCAACTCGCCAGTGCCGCATCGCTGCGGAGCCTCGCGGCGCGGATGGAGCGGTGCGGGACGGCTGACGGATGA
- a CDS encoding acyl-CoA dehydrogenase family protein gives MSGPLELSPELRELSPGLRELRGLSRELAADLRRDALAVDADPFDTDRLRTSATLELLRLMGTPKAFRTQAVPPCADEFTGSALGRVVANIELAGGDVGVLNACAAPSLAGLAVEALGDERQQEFFYRDLAERRSWTFFGMTEPARGSDATAMETRLDPEPGGGTHSGSGGSGPGSGHASGHASGHASGPDGYRLNGAKRYVANAERGTIGVVFARTGQTALSIRAVLLRHPTPGFTGTALDMMGLRGACIGHMSFEDVPVPREMVLGRHLPASRRGMWGAVRAFNVIRLQIGAQALGVALAIRDYVCARRPGWSGHELMSARLAAARELMYRHAIEIDRSPDDRRAPSIAKLHTTDLAVEATRWAEAALGPGSLLAHPLLEKWCRDVYAFEFMDGTSNILRLTIAPDAAPRRSRA, from the coding sequence ATGAGCGGGCCACTGGAACTCTCCCCCGAGCTGCGGGAACTCTCTCCTGGGCTGCGGGAGTTGCGCGGGCTCAGCCGCGAACTCGCCGCCGACCTGCGCCGCGACGCGCTCGCGGTGGACGCCGACCCGTTCGACACCGATCGGCTGCGGACCTCCGCGACGCTGGAGCTGCTGCGCCTGATGGGCACCCCCAAGGCGTTCCGCACCCAGGCCGTGCCGCCCTGCGCCGACGAGTTCACCGGCAGCGCGCTGGGCCGGGTGGTCGCCAACATCGAGCTGGCCGGCGGTGACGTCGGGGTGCTGAACGCCTGCGCGGCGCCGTCCCTCGCCGGACTGGCGGTCGAGGCGCTGGGCGACGAGAGGCAGCAGGAGTTCTTCTACCGGGACCTGGCGGAGCGGCGCTCGTGGACCTTCTTCGGGATGACCGAGCCGGCCCGCGGCAGCGACGCGACCGCCATGGAGACCCGCCTCGACCCCGAACCCGGCGGCGGCACCCATAGCGGCTCCGGCGGGTCCGGCCCCGGGTCCGGCCACGCGTCCGGCCACGCGTCCGGCCACGCGTCCGGCCCTGACGGCTACCGGCTGAACGGCGCCAAGCGCTACGTCGCCAACGCGGAGCGCGGCACGATCGGCGTGGTCTTCGCCCGCACCGGCCAGACGGCCCTGTCCATCAGGGCCGTGCTGCTGCGCCATCCGACGCCCGGCTTCACCGGCACGGCGCTGGACATGATGGGGCTGCGCGGCGCGTGCATCGGCCACATGTCCTTCGAGGACGTGCCGGTCCCGCGCGAGATGGTGCTCGGCCGGCACCTGCCGGCGTCGCGCCGCGGCATGTGGGGGGCGGTCCGGGCGTTCAACGTCATCCGGCTGCAGATCGGCGCCCAGGCGCTCGGCGTGGCCCTCGCGATCCGCGACTACGTGTGCGCGCGGCGCCCCGGCTGGTCGGGGCACGAGCTGATGTCGGCGCGCCTGGCGGCCGCCCGCGAGCTGATGTACCGCCACGCGATCGAGATCGACCGCTCCCCCGACGATCGGCGGGCGCCGTCCATCGCCAAGCTGCACACCACGGACCTGGCCGTCGAGGCCACCCGGTGGGCGGAGGCGGCCCTCGGCCCCGGCTCCCTGCTGGCACACCCCCTGCTGGAGAAGTGGTGCCGTGACGTCTACGCGTTCGAGTTCATGGACGGCACCAGCAACATCCTCCGGCTCACCATCGCACCCGACGCGGCCCCTCGGCGATCCCGGGCCTGA